The proteins below are encoded in one region of Flammeovirga kamogawensis:
- a CDS encoding IS3 family transposase — protein sequence MLGLNRQIYYRSKRKVKKNNSIASKVVDLVKRIRLKQTKIGTRKLYQLLLPELQLLNVGRDKLFDIMRANRLDIKPKKQYHVTTNSHHRFKKHKNLIEHLEINRPEQVLVSDITYIGERSNPMYLSLVTDAYSKKIMGLNVSDSLNANGAIAALKEALKNRNYVDLPMIHHSDRGLQYCSHEYQRHLQENKVLCSMTESYDPYQNAVAERINGILKQEFILGIKINDLDLMNKFIRESVYIYNNERPHWSNYMKTPVEMHQQSEIKMRTYKSKNSTELTPDAINI from the coding sequence TTGCTTGGGTTAAATCGACAAATTTATTATCGTTCGAAAAGGAAAGTAAAAAAGAATAATAGTATTGCATCTAAAGTAGTAGACTTAGTGAAAAGAATTCGTTTGAAGCAAACTAAAATAGGGACAAGGAAATTATATCAATTACTTCTTCCTGAATTGCAATTACTAAATGTAGGTAGAGATAAGCTTTTTGATATCATGAGGGCTAATCGACTCGATATCAAGCCTAAAAAACAATATCATGTCACTACAAATTCTCATCACAGGTTTAAAAAGCATAAAAACCTTATTGAGCATTTGGAAATAAATAGACCTGAACAAGTATTAGTTTCTGATATAACTTACATAGGTGAGCGAAGTAACCCAATGTATCTATCCTTAGTAACAGATGCCTATTCTAAGAAAATAATGGGGTTAAATGTATCAGATAGTTTGAATGCAAATGGAGCTATTGCAGCATTAAAAGAAGCACTGAAAAATAGAAACTATGTTGATTTACCAATGATACACCATTCAGATAGAGGATTACAATATTGTAGTCACGAGTATCAACGACATCTTCAGGAAAATAAAGTATTGTGCTCGATGACGGAATCTTACGATCCTTATCAAAATGCGGTAGCAGAAAGAATAAACGGAATTCTTAAGCAAGAATTTATTTTAGGAATAAAAATTAATGATCTCGATTTAATGAATAAATTTATTAGAGAATCTGTATATATTTACAATAATGAAAGGCCTCATTGGAGTAATTATATGAAGACACCTGTTGAGATGCATCAGCAAAGTGAAATAAAAATGAGAACTTATAAAAGTAAAAATAGCACCGAGCTTACACCCGATGCTATCAATATATAA